The stretch of DNA CTGTCCTTCGGCAGGCAGCCGACCAGGGGTTTTTTAACCGGCTTCGTGCCCGCCGGTATCGCGGTTTCCTCCCAGCATGGCACCCTTGGTCGTCATCTGGGAGAGGTGGCTTCATTGCGTGACGGCATGATCGGCTTCAAGACCGATGACAGGCTGCATATCGGCGACCGGATTCGCATTCAACCGAAAAATGATCAGGCCGGTGTCGGTTTTGCCGTTCGTGAGCTTATTGCCGAAAAAAGAAAGGTGAAAGCGGCCTCAGCCGGAGATTTCGTTTTTGTTAAACATCCCGGCAAAGGCAATATCAAATCCGGAGATGCGATTTTCAAGGTGGGCGGCAAAATATTGTTTACCAAAAGCCCGGAAACCTGCCGCAAGATGCTTGATGAGGTGTGGAAGGATGAAAGCGGCCGGGGGAAAAGAAGTACCTGCCGGAACCGGATCAGCGAGGTTGTTTCCTCCCTGCCGCCCCGCCGGGAGCCGGCAAAACCCGGCGCGTCACAATTGACGCTGAAGGTGCGGGAATTGGAGGATATCCGCCTGGTTGAACGGAACGGTGCCGACCGGATTGAACTGCCCCTGACCGCAAAAAATCTGGCGCTGCTGCAAAAAGGGGCGCGACAGCTCGAAAGCAGAAAAGCGGATGTTGTCTGGGAGATCCCACCCATGCTTTTCGGTCCGGAATGGAACGAATTCCGGCGGGCCGTGCAGATGCTGGCCGGGCAAGGGTACTTGACGTTTCGTTTGCAGAACCTCGGCCATATTCCTTTGTTCGATAAGCTGGAGAACGTCACCCTGCTGGGCGGCTTCCGCTGCTATGTGACAAACAGTCAGGCGGCGCTGGCCTGGCAGGAGCTTGGTTTGGCTGAGTTGACCCTCAACATGGAGGATGACCGGGCAAATTTCAAGGAATTGTTCAGCCGTATTTCCTTTATTCCCCTTGCCGCGACGGTTTACGGTCAGCTGCCGGTTTTCCTTTCCCGTATTCCGGTGCGAAACGTGCGCCCGGGAGGCATGCTCCGTTCCGACCGGGATGACGGCTATCGTGTTTTTATGGCTGACGGCATAACGGAGGTCGTGGCGGAAAAGGATTTTTCCCTGCTGGGTCATCTCGCGGAGTTGCGTGACATGGGGTGCCTGCTGATTCTTGTTGATTTGAGCCGTTGCGGCGCCGGGTCAGCCAGGGGCAAAGAGGTGCTGGCGGGGATCGCCGCAGACACGAAACTCGATGCGTCAACGGCGTTTAATTTTGAACGGGGCCTTGCCTGATTGCAGCCTTTGAGCCGCTGAACCCTCGGCCGAGGGTTCAGCGGCAATACGACGGAAAAGGCGCTCTTAGTCAAAGGCCATTTCCGTTTTCCACTCTTCCCAGACCTTGCCCACCAGGTTGATGCCCGGCTTCAGGGTTTTCTTGCCCGGTCGCCAGCCTGAAGGTGTCGCCTCACCTCCCTTGGTTTCGCGGACCAGCTGGAAGGCCTGCAGCTGACGGATGGTTTCGTTGACATTGCGGCCCACCGGCGGAGTCAGAACCTCGAAGCCCTGAATCACGCCGTCCGGATCGATGATGAAGCGTCCTCTGGTTTCCACCCCGGCATTTTCATCAAACACGCCGTACACCTTGCCGACCTTGCCGCCGGCATCGGACAGCATGGGGAAAGGTACGCCGCCGGACTTTACCATTTTGCTCAGCTCGTCGTCATTCCACATCTTGTGGACGAACATGCTGTCAATGCTCATGGAGATAACTTCCGCACCCAGCTTCTGGAATTCGGGATATTTTTCAGCAACTGCTGAAATCTCGGTAGCTCAGACAAAGGTGAAGTCGCCCGGATAAAAACAGAGCAGCACCCATTTTCCGAGATAATCGGAGAGTTTCATGTTGATGAATGCACCCTTGTGGTAACCCGGTGCGATGAAATCAGGTGCCTTTTGACCAACGCGTATCATGCTTTGCTCCTTTTTGGGTGAAGTTTCCTTTTGCTCTTCAGTTTCGTCCACTGCTTCTCCAACCGGGCCGCCTGTGGGACGGGCACAGCCGACACTTGCTTCTTCCGCCATACATACCTCCTTGGTGAAATGAATGGATTATGGGTTTATCCGTTGATTCCTGGTGTGTTTGATTGTGATTATCGTTCCATGGCCTGAAATTTGGCCATGAACCTGCGGTCGATGGAGTCCTTGATGCGGAAAGCGAGGGGACCACCGAAAATAATCGACCATTTGCAGAAAATACCGGTGCCGTCGCCGAGATTATAAATGAGCAGGTAGCTGCCGCCGGGATCAAAGGGTTGCAGACTTCTTCCCTCCAGGCTCGCCATCAGGTTCTGATAGAGGATGGGATTTTCCCGCACGGCATAAACGCCGACTTTGTCCAGCGGTTCTTTTTCAAAATAGATGCAGTCGCCGCCGCCGAAAATGTTGGCATGGCTGACGCACTGAAGATATTGGTTGACCCGGAGACCGCCGTCAGGCCCGGTGGGCAGCCCTGATGCGGCAAATATGGGAGATGGTTTGACCCCGACCGCCGTGAAAATGATATTTGCCGGATGCGTTTCACCGTTTTTCAGGATGATTCGATCCGGCTCGATGCGCTCGACATAGCTGTTTTCCAGAACATCGATGCCGCGTTTGCGCAGCGATTCGCGGGCCATTCGGCCGATTTTTTCATGAACACGGGAAAGCAGCTTTTTGCCGGCATAGATCCGGATGCGGGGAGGATTGAGCCCGGATTCGCGGCAGAGCCGCCAGACATTGCCGCCGATTTCAACGGATGAAGGGCCGCCGCCGACCACGGCGATATCAATGGATTTGGCTCGGCTCAGTTCCAGGATGCGCTGCTGGGCGCGGAGCAGGCTTTCAATGGGCTTTACCGTGAAGATGTCCGGATGGTTTGTTTCCGAGACGATGGCCGTGGGAACAAAGGAGCCGGCGTTACAGGAAAGGACGTCGTAGGGCAGGGTGCGATCCGAATCCTCCAGCCGGACAAGCTGTTTTTCCGGATCAATAGCCGACGCCTTGGCCGGCACAAAGGCGCCTCCCTGCTTTTCCACCACTTTGCGGGTGGCAAAGCGGATTTCATCGGCGCTGTAGGCTGTGCCCAGCATGCCCGGCCCCATGCCGGAGTAATAGTGATATTCCGAGGGTTGAATGACGGTCACCTCAATGCCTTTGCGGACAAAGGAATTGAGATTGGCAAGGGTGACCATGTGGGCATGGCCTCCGCCGATAAGCACAAGTCGCCTGGTTGCCACCTTTATTTCCCTCCGGACGGCATTGAGTCAATCAGGCCGGCAAGCTGGGCAAGATGCGCCCTTTCCTCGGCAGCGATCTGGGTCAGGGCCTTTTTCGTGATTTCATCACCAGCCCGGTCCGCTGCCCGCAGATAAAGGTCAAGGGCCTGGGCCTCGATCGACATGGCAAGGGAGACGATTTCAACGGCGGATTCAAGATCGGGCTGGTAAAGGGCGAGGTAATCCTCGGTGGTCAGTCCGCCTTCCAGGGACAGGATCGTCATTTCCCGGTCAAAATCCTCCCGGCTCTTGGCTGTTCCGGTGATCCGGCGATAGAGTTCAATCAGCTGATTCTGGTGAATGATTTCGATGTCCGCCAGTTTGGTGAAAAGCTTTTGCGTTTCTTGCCCCTTGACCTGATTGGTCATGGAAAGATAGAAATCGCGCAATCCCTGTTCAAGGCCATAGGCCACCGTAATGGTTTCCTCAATGGATTCGCTGCCGGTAAAAAGGGCGAGACCGAGATCTTCGGGGCCGACGGCTATTTCGTTCTGCCAGGCCCTGATGCCGCCGGACACGTTGTAAACTTCCTTGAACCCCTTTCCCGCCAGCATCTGCGCAGCAACACGGCTGCGTCCGCCGATTGCTCAGTAAACAATGACCGGTTTGTCCGGATCGATTTCATTGATGCGGCGGTCCAGTTCACCCAGCGGAATGAGTTTGGCGCCGGAAATATGCCTTGCCTCATATTCCTTTGGCTGTCTGACGTCAAGCAGGGTGTATGAGCCGATCGGCTGTTCATTGATAAATTCAGCCGTTGCCCTGGTGTCCATGGATTGTACCGGGGTGAAAAATTGCCGCCAGAACATGTCGTCTCCTGTGGGTTTTTTAATTTTATCAGATTGTTACTCGGCGCTGTGCGCGAAAAAAAACAAAACACGGGTAACAATTCATGAGAATTAGATAGTAAATATTACTATCATTTGCATGGGAGTTGTCAATCCGAAATTCTTTTTTTGCGAAAAAAATAATTTACCTGATTTATCCGCTTGACATTTGAAGGTATAAATAATTATTCTTAAGTAGGAATTATTTCCACTATCGCGGTAACATGAGAATGCAAAAAAAAGAAATGTACGCAAAGCTGACTCAGTTTGAAGAGGCCTTTAAAAAAGCGGGGCTCAAACTCACCCAGCAGCGCTTGGAAATTTTCAGAGAGCTTGCCGCGGCGGTTGATCACCCGTGCGCGGAAATTCTTCACAAAAGGCTGCTTGAACGATTACCGACCCTTTCCCTGGATACGGTTTACCGGACCCTGGCGACATTTGAAAAGTATTCCCTGGTGAAGCGGGTGCAAACCTCGGAAAGCCAGGCCCGTTTTGAACTGAATGTGGAAGAAAAAAAGCATCATCATCTCATCTGCAAAAAATGCGGCCACATAACGGATTTTGTGTGGAATTCTTTCGATGAAGCGGCACCCCCGGCCGAAATTGATCAATGGGGCAAGGTTGAAAGTCGCAATGCGACCCTGTATGGGGTCTGTGACACATGTTGCCGTAAAGCGGAGTGATTCGGTCCGGTGAAAAAACCTTTTTTTACGGCATTTTGATAGGAATAATTCTGAAATAGGAAATTTAATTTCCTTTAGGTAAACCCCCGGCTTTGCCGGGGGACAACAAAAGTTTGACAGTTCCGGAATAATATCGAAGCCTCCAAACTCGTGGACCGCTCAAAGTCACGAGAATGGAGGTTTCGATGAACGACATACAATCTTTAAGTCACACGAGGTGGGATTGCAAGTACCATGTGGTATGGATACCGAAATGCCGGCGGAAAGTACTTTATGGGCAACTACGGAAGAATCTGGGGGAGGTTTTTCATGAACTTGCTCGTCAGAAGGAGAGCAAGGTGGTGGAAGGGCATTTGCTCCCAGATCATGTCCACATGCTGATATCGATACCACCGAAATATTCGGTAGCACAAGTAGTTGGATACATAAAGGGGAAAAGTGCAATTCACATCGCTCGGATTTACCTTGGACAGCGGAAGAATTTCAACGGAATGCATTTCTGGGCACGAGGATATTTTGTGTCAACAGTAGGCGCCGATGAAGAGGTCGTCCGGAACTATATCAAAAAGCAAGAAAAGGAAGACCAGCGTATCGAGCAATTATCGTTATTTAAGCAAGGTTGACGCTGGTTATGACCACCGAATGGTGGTCAGATAATCTTTTAAACATACCGCTTTGAGCGGTCCACGGTGTTTAAAGCCACCGGCTTTGCCGGTGGTTACTTACTAAATTAAGCAGGGGCGCATGATTTGCCGGTCAGTCGACCGGCAAATCCGTTCCGGAGAGAAGATTCTCGAACTGTTTCACGTCAGACGATGAAACAAATGACAACAACCGAATTACAAGGAGAGGAATCATGGCAAAAAAAGCTAAACAAATGACGACAACCGGCGGAAATCCGATCGCGGACAACCAGAACTCCCTTTCAGCCGGATCCCGTGGGCCGCTGTTGATGCAGGATTATCAGCTGATTGAAAAACTCGCCCATCAGAACCGGGAGCGTATTCCGGAACGGGTGGTTCACGCCAAGGGGTCGGGCGCCCATGGCACATTCCGTGTCACCCACGACATCAGCAAGTATACCAAGGCGAAACTTTTTTCAAAGGTCGGCAAGAAGACCCCGGTTTTTCTCCGGTTTTCCACGGTTGCCGGGGAGCGCGGAGCTGCCGACGCGGAGCGGGATGTCCGCGGGTTTGCCATGAAGTTTTATACCGAAGACGGCAATTGGGATCTGGTCGGCAATAACACGCCGGTCTTTTTTGTCCGTGACCCGCTCAAATTCCCTGATTTCATCCACACCCAGAAACGGCATCCGAAATCAAATCTGCGCAGTGCCACCGCCATGTGGGATTTCTGGTCGCTTTCTCCGGAAAGCCTCCATCAGGTGACGATTCTTTTTTCCGATCGCGGCCTGCCGAAAAGCTATCGCCACATCAACGGCTACGGTTCCCATACCTATAGCTTGATCAATGCCGCGAACGAGCGCTTCTGGGTCAAGTTTCATTTCAAGACCCAGCAGGGCATTCAGTGTCTGGCCAACAAGGAAGCGGAGGCAATCGTCGGCAAGTGCCGCGAAAGCCATCAGCGCGATCTCTTTGAATCCATTGAAAAAGGGGATTTTCCCAAATGGAATGTTCAGGTGCAGATCATGCCGGAAAAAGAGGCGGAGACGTACCACTTGAACCCCTTTGACGTCACCAAGGTCTGGCCGCACAAGGATTACCCCGTTATGGACGTGGGCGTGCTTGAACTCAACCGAAATCCGGAAAATTATTTTGCCGAGGTGGAGCAGGCATCTTTCAGCCCCTCCAACATCGTGCCCGGCATCAGCTGGTCACCGGACAAGATGCTGCAGGGCCGGATTTTTTCCTATGCCGATGCCCATCGTTACCGGGTCGGCACCCATTATGAGATGCTGCCGATCAATAAGCCGCTCTGCGCGGTCAATACCTATCACATGGACGGTTCCATGCGTTTTGATGCACCGGCTGCAACAGATGCCTTTTACGAGCCGAACAGCTTCGGCGGACCTGCTCAGGATACGGCATTCGCCGAGCCGCCCTTGCTGATTTCAGGAGATGCCGACCGCTATGATCACCGGGTGGGCAACGATGATTACAGCCAGCCGGGGGATCTCTTCCGCCTGATGAGCGATGACCAGAAAAATCAGCTTTTCAATAATCTTGCCGAAGCGATGGATGGCGTGCCGGCCGAGATTGTCAAACGTCAATTGAATCACTTTCATCAGGCTGATCCCGCCTATGCGGCAGGGGTGGCCAAGGCGCTCGGCCTGAAGTGGAAGGCAAAGTAAGGGTAAAACCATCGGCCGGGGATGCGGGCATCGCGTCCCCGGCCGGCGATTGATTTTTGGGTGAGGCTTTCAGCTGTTATGGAATCGATTTATCTGTCCAGAGAAGAAGAGGAGCGGTATGCCGAGTTGCAATTCATGGCACTTGACTGTGCCCGCAACGGCGAAACCCCGCAGCTTGAAGACATGGTGCGGGCAGGCATGCCGGTCAATCTCAGCGACAACAAGGGGAATTCCCTGCTCATGCTTGCCGCTTACAACGGTCAGGAAGAAACAGTGCGTATGCTTCTTCGGCAGGGGGCTGATATCGACCGGCGCAACGATCACGGCCAGACACCTTTGGGTGGTGTTGCCTTCAAGGGGTATCTGAACATCGTCCGGTTGCTGGTTGAGGCGGGGGCCGGGGTTGACGCTGACAACGGCAGCGGCAAGACGCCGCTTATGTTTGCCGCCATGTTCGGTCACAGGGACATTGTCGAATATCTGCTGAGCCGGGGAGCCGATCCGACATCGCAGACCCTGTTCGGCATATCCGCCCGGCATCTGGCAAAATTCACCGGCACGCTGCGTTCTCTGGCCACGTTCTGGGCGTGACCCCCGGCAGGAGAAACAGTCGACGTGCCTGTTTCTCGCGTTGCTTCGGCAGGGAACAATCATTTATACTGAGCAAACACGGAAGAAACCGGACTCGTCGGAAAGCCTTCAATGTCGCAACGAGGGCCGCGAGTTACGAAACATAAACCGGCTTTGAGCACTATGCGCCAAGCCGATAAAGGAGGAGTTTTTACGAAATGAAATCATTGAAAGGAACACAGACCGAAAAAAACATTCTCACCGCCTTTTGCGGGGAATCCCAGGCCCGGAACCGCTATACCTATTTTGCCGCCAAGGCGAAAAAAGAGGGATACGTGCAGATATCGGCCATTTTCGAGGAAACGGCCGACCAGGAAAAAGAGCACGCCAAACGGCTTTTCAAGCTGCTGGAGGGCGGCGAGGTGCAGATGAGCGCATCATTTCCCGCGGGCGTCATCGGCACCACCCTGGAGAATCTGGAAGAGGCGGCGGGTGGGGAAAATTATGAACACACCCAGATGTATCCCGGTTTTGCCAAGGTGGCTCGTGAGGAAGGTTTCAATGATATCGCCGATATCTTCAAGGCCATTGCCGTGGCGGAAAAACAGCATGAAAAGAGATATCGGGCATTGGCGGCAAATATCCAGAACGACCGCGTCTTCAAGCGGGAAGAAGCGACCACATGGCGCTGCAGGAACTGCGGCTATCTCCATCAGGGAAAACAATCGCCGGAAGAGTGCCCGGC from Desulfobulbaceae bacterium DB1 encodes:
- a CDS encoding pyridine nucleotide-disulfide oxidoreductase, yielding MVTLANLNSFVRKGIEVTVIQPSEYHYYSGMGPGMLGTAYSADEIRFATRKVVEKQGGAFVPAKASAIDPEKQLVRLEDSDRTLPYDVLSCNAGSFVPTAIVSETNHPDIFTVKPIESLLRAQQRILELSRAKSIDIAVVGGGPSSVEIGGNVWRLCRESGLNPPRIRIYAGKKLLSRVHEKIGRMARESLRKRGIDVLENSYVERIEPDRIILKNGETHPANIIFTAVGVKPSPIFAASGLPTGPDGGLRVNQYLQCVSHANIFGGGDCIYFEKEPLDKVGVYAVRENPILYQNLMASLEGRSLQPFDPGGSYLLIYNLGDGTGIFCKWSIIFGGPLAFRIKDSIDRRFMAKFQAMER
- a CDS encoding transcriptional repressor, which gives rise to MQKKEMYAKLTQFEEAFKKAGLKLTQQRLEIFRELAAAVDHPCAEILHKRLLERLPTLSLDTVYRTLATFEKYSLVKRVQTSESQARFELNVEEKKHHHLICKKCGHITDFVWNSFDEAAPPAEIDQWGKVESRNATLYGVCDTCCRKAE
- a CDS encoding IS200/IS605 family transposase, whose translation is MNDIQSLSHTRWDCKYHVVWIPKCRRKVLYGQLRKNLGEVFHELARQKESKVVEGHLLPDHVHMLISIPPKYSVAQVVGYIKGKSAIHIARIYLGQRKNFNGMHFWARGYFVSTVGADEEVVRNYIKKQEKEDQRIEQLSLFKQG
- a CDS encoding catalase produces the protein MAKKAKQMTTTGGNPIADNQNSLSAGSRGPLLMQDYQLIEKLAHQNRERIPERVVHAKGSGAHGTFRVTHDISKYTKAKLFSKVGKKTPVFLRFSTVAGERGAADAERDVRGFAMKFYTEDGNWDLVGNNTPVFFVRDPLKFPDFIHTQKRHPKSNLRSATAMWDFWSLSPESLHQVTILFSDRGLPKSYRHINGYGSHTYSLINAANERFWVKFHFKTQQGIQCLANKEAEAIVGKCRESHQRDLFESIEKGDFPKWNVQVQIMPEKEAETYHLNPFDVTKVWPHKDYPVMDVGVLELNRNPENYFAEVEQASFSPSNIVPGISWSPDKMLQGRIFSYADAHRYRVGTHYEMLPINKPLCAVNTYHMDGSMRFDAPAATDAFYEPNSFGGPAQDTAFAEPPLLISGDADRYDHRVGNDDYSQPGDLFRLMSDDQKNQLFNNLAEAMDGVPAEIVKRQLNHFHQADPAYAAGVAKALGLKWKAK
- a CDS encoding rubrerythrin family protein, giving the protein MKSLKGTQTEKNILTAFCGESQARNRYTYFAAKAKKEGYVQISAIFEETADQEKEHAKRLFKLLEGGEVQMSASFPAGVIGTTLENLEEAAGGENYEHTQMYPGFAKVAREEGFNDIADIFKAIAVAEKQHEKRYRALAANIQNDRVFKREEATTWRCRNCGYLHQGKQSPEECPACAHKQAHFELLGENW